The Methanobrevibacter olleyae genome has a segment encoding these proteins:
- the eif1A gene encoding translation initiation factor eIF-1A — MSKPQNNQQQEYRRVRTPKKGEIPGVVEQIMGHGKIKVRCADGNIRMTRIPGKMKKRIWIREGDVVLVKPWDFQSGQKADVIWRYTRTESNWLERKGYLTM, encoded by the coding sequence TTGAGTAAACCACAAAATAATCAACAGCAAGAATATAGGAGAGTACGTACTCCAAAAAAAGGAGAAATTCCTGGAGTTGTAGAACAAATTATGGGACATGGAAAAATTAAAGTCAGATGTGCTGATGGTAATATTAGGATGACACGTATTCCTGGAAAAATGAAAAAAAGAATTTGGATACGTGAAGGAGATGTAGTTCTTGTTAAACCATGGGATTTCCAATCAGGCCAAAAAGCAGATGTAATTTGGAGATACACAAGAACTGAATCTAATTGGCTTGAAAGAAAAGGTTATTTAACAATGTAA